In Pecten maximus unplaced genomic scaffold, xPecMax1.1, whole genome shotgun sequence, the following proteins share a genomic window:
- the LOC117319310 gene encoding LOW QUALITY PROTEIN: uncharacterized protein LOC117319310 (The sequence of the model RefSeq protein was modified relative to this genomic sequence to represent the inferred CDS: inserted 2 bases in 1 codon) encodes MALAVNKADSVRIADCPGVSPPFSGDESVFKLLACLNKVHVTLSHETKRNLIGDFGSYTTEKIVSRISDGENGKLNGDNLDLYVTTNDIRMDNKNKDYHFLPLXFILDRVSVSSLDDSKPIGNINTTTYRQFVPSACESQKYKESLKIILGRLLSEYVDGFKWMENVLLKHIPHNFEESMSKKSEVFVLPVLLKNETSYSDCIHILKSYEKDLTSWYIKAGRAAELDRLKVPIGGDQLTRVRLQGAKGLQDGSLTATDRLEHLDPMIVELFHTVMDFLEKLYKRFFNKSSGREKGTLYNLKILIQRSNVNGNVKSRFEAHEDFIMTVGCGYFLSYILHFFQMENLSDEPKHPLLSKNMKMRHKADKEKVLSEILEEVVNGLLILFPEKEPDVLLTVDVLGIKHTVNSSIDGRMLKFHLNINNSMFLFNVTPAQVENGVTIDVPLTTVNLPVTISRSTVAASDELNDYITQLLQWYFVLLTFKDSIKEGDTFRTNITLKFCIPIFFSHSVLSKYLEECIDYILKTEVMLTEKMAVKVRCGSFVNPTGQKGDNKAADLKKENEVKVLKELIRGLGSNKTENSIVAITKAAPVIDDIVGNFQEMLNIPVKKTHHRKRSFNDDVKCVLNTLIPLKVWTPQNGRKLENFRNIKKSPFDIDRGHFVEIVEKKVERLRKGISVPADDNSDNEV; translated from the exons ATGGCTCTTGCTGTCAACAAAGCTGACAGCGTCCGAATAGCTGACTGCCCAGGAGTTTCTCCACCTTTCAGTGGGGATGAGAGTGTCTTCAAG CTACTTGCATGTCTAAATAAAGTACATGTCACTTTGTCTCATgaaaccaagaggaacctaaTCGGAGACTTTGGCAGCTATACAACAGAGAAAATTGTTTCAAGGATATCAGATGGTGAAAACGGAAAACTAAATGGGGACAATCTGGACTTGTATGTTACGACAAACGATATCCGAATGGATAACAAGAATAAAGACTACCACTTCTTGCCACT ATTCATATTGGACAGGGTAAGTGTGAGCAGTCTGGATGACTCCAAACCAATCGGAAATATAAACACtacaacatacagacagttTGTTCCATCAGCATGTGAATCTCAAAAGTACAAGGAATCACTGAAAATCATCCTTGGAAGGCTGCTGTCCGAGTATGTTGATGGTTTCAAGTGGATGGAAAATGTTCTTCTAAAACATATTCCACACAACTTTGAGGAATCAATGTCAAAGAAGTCAGAGGtttttgttttacctgtcctaCTGAAGAATGAGACATCTTACTCAGATTGTATTCACATTTTGAAGTCCTATGAAAAGGATTTGACTTCCTGGTACATTAAGGCAGGCAGAG ctGCAGAGCTAGATAGACTGAAGGTGCCCATTGGAGGAGATCAACTCACTAGAGTGCGGTTACAGGGAGCCAAAGGACTACAGGATGGGTCTTTGACAGCAACAGACAGACTAGAGCATTTAGATCCTATGATTGTGGAATTGTTTCATACAGTGATGGATTTTTTGGAG aaactGTACAAAAGATTTTTCAACAAGTCCAGTGGAAGAGAGAAAGGCACTCTTTACAACCTGAAGATACTTATTCAGCGATCAAATGTAAACGGGAATGTGAAGTCACGTTTTGAA GCCCATGAAGACTTCATCATGACCGTTGGCTGTGGTTACTTCTTATCGTACATATTACATTTCTTCCAAATGGAAAATTTATCAGATGAACCTAAGCATCCATTGCTgtcaaaaaacatgaaaatgagGCATAAGGCTGACAAAGAAAAAGTCCTTTCTGAAATCCTTGAAGAGGTAGTCAATggattattgatattgtttccAGAAAAG gAGCCTGATGTTTTGCTAACAGTGGATGTTCTTGGAATCAAGCATACAGTTAACAGttccatagatggaaggatgctgaaatttcatttaaacatcAATAACAGCATGTTCCTGTTTAATGTTACGCCTGCGCAGGTTGAAAATGGAGTGACTATAGATGTTCCACTAACAACAGTGAACCTTCCTGTGACAATTTCCCGTTCTACAGTTGCAGCTTCTGATGAATTGAATGATTACATAACTCAACTTTTGCAGTGGTATTTTGTCCTCTTAACTTTTAAGGATTCCATTAAGGAGGGCGATACTTTTCGTACGAACATCACTCTTAAGTTTTGTATCCCTATTTTCTTCAGTCACTCggttttgtcaaaatatttagaAGAATGTATAGATTACATTCTCAAGACTGAAGTAATGCTGACAGAGAAAATGGCTGTGAAAGTCCGGTGTGGATCATTTGTTAATCCTACTGGACAAAAAGGAGACAACAAAGCAGCAGATCTTAAGAAAGAAAATGAAGTAAAAGTATTAAAGGAATTAATTAGAGGGTTAGGTTCAAACAAAACGGAGAATTCTATTGTGGCGATAACTAAAGCAGCCCCAGTTATTGACGATATTGTTGGTAATTTCCAGGAAATGTTGAACATTCCGGTTAAGAAAACCCATCACAGAAAGCGTTCTTTTAATGATGATGTGAAATGTGTTCTGAACACACTGATCCCTTTAAAGGTTTGGACTCCACAGAATGgaagaaaacttgaaaacttcAGAAATATTAAGAAGTCACCATTTGATATTGACCGAGGTCATTTTGTGGAAATTGTTGAAAAGAAAGTTGAAAGACTGAGAAAAGGAATTTCTGTTCCTGCTGATGACAACTCTGACAATGAAGTTTGA
- the LOC117319309 gene encoding ATP-dependent DNA helicase RecQ-like yields MASFEQCLKYSLDNCPLFKEKKITLKEKQTETLRALYEDHDCVSVLPTGYGKSVIFQLLPWFCQLKMEKRKPMSVIVVSPLNSLIQDQVIAMRKKGLNACSLNFTGTHGSTYEDADCENDEEQDHEYVEIDVPFEQLERGDFCMIYCHPEALLKTRFSRLLRSQLYQEIICAVIIDEVHMVSEWGEEFRPAFQKFGELMCILEKALHLILTATATPKSIASLAKELNLKNPLVISENVDRPNIFIDIRNRLPNIHKFDKFDDLIEPVATELLEKGVHFPVTIMYVESLEALSYFYQFLSYKLKGASYDGEEIPQNRIYAQYHKDYAESMKKIIIQELTKETPKVRLVLATVALGMGLNAPSVSRIIHCRPPTTLEKYLQEIGRAGRVGQPSVAILFYNKNDIAKNRIGMTEEMRKFCESETCYRIILVNYFGFESVVFSGPKEHCCSICSRK; encoded by the exons ATGGCGTCATTCGAACAGTGTTTAAAGTATTCTCTCGATAATTGTcctttatttaaagaaaagaaGATCACATTGAAGGAGAAACAGACTGAGACGTTGAGAGCATTGTACGAAGATCATGACTGTGTGTCGGTATTACCCACAGGCTACGGTAAAAGTGTAATATTTCAGCTCTTACCGTGGTTTTGTCAGCTGAAAATGGAGAAACGGAAACCAATGAGCGTGATAGTCGTGTCCCCGCTAAATTCCCTAATCCAGGACCAAGTCATTGCAATGAGGAAGAAGGGATTAAATGCTTGCAGTTTGAACTTCACTG GTACTCATGGCTCAACTTATGAAGATGCGGATTGCGAGAACGATGAGGAACAGGATCatgaatatgttgaaattgatgttCCATTTGAGCAACTGGAGAGAGGAGACTTTTGCATGATTTATTGTCATCCAGAGGCACTATTGAAGACCAGATTTTCTCGACTTCTTAGGTCTCAACTGTACCAAGAGATCATTTGTGCAGTAATCATAGATGAAGTCCATATGGTTTCAGAATG GGGAGAAGAATTCCGTCCTGCATTCCAGAAGTTTGGGGAGTTAATGTGCATTCTAGAGAAGGCTTTGCATTTAATTCTGACAGCAACTGCTACACCCAAATCAATTGCAAGTCTAGCTAAAGAGCTGAATTTGAAAAATCCACttgttatcagtgagaatgtggATCGTCCAAACATATTTATAGACATTAGAAACAGATTGCCAAACATTCataaatttgacaaatttgaTGACTTGATAGAACCTGTGGCAACAGAATTGCTGGAAAAAGGAGTTCATTTTCCAGTGACCATAATGTATGTGGAAAGTTTGGAAGCATTGTCTTATTTTTATCAGTTTCTTTCGTATAAACTTAAGGGTGCCAGCTACGATGGTGAGGAAATCCCACAGAATAGAATATATGCTCAATACCACAAAGATTATGCAGAGTCCATGAAGAAAATCATTATTCAGGAACTGACCAAAGAAACCCCTAAAGTCAGATTAGTTTTGGCAACTGTTGCACTGGGAATGGGGCTCAATGCCCCAAGTGTTTCACGTATCATTCATTGCAGGCCCCCAACAACACTGGAGAAATACCTACAAGAAATCGGTCGTGCTGGACGTGTTGGACAACCATCAGTGGCAATTCTTTTTTACAACAAAAATGATATTGCAAAAAACAGAATCGGTATGACAGAAGAAATGAGGAAGTTTTGTGAAAGTGAAACATGTTATAGAATTATTCTTGTGAATTACTTTGGATttgaaagtgttgttttttcagGACCAAAGGAACATTGTTGCTCCATTTGTAGCAGAAAATGA